The Streptococcus sanguinis genome contains the following window.
TGTATTTCCCCTTCCTAATATTGCAAACAATTGTAGACATTCTTTAACTGTGAGCCTTTTAGGCAGCGATACATCTTGCAAAACAGCGCTGCATATTGAGAAAATATATCGTCTGGTTTTATTAAAATATACAGGTTTGTTAAATATTGTTATTTCTCCCTTTTCCCAAGGAATCAGACCCAGTATACAATTAATAAGTGTAGATTTTCCAGATCCATTTTCCCCTACAAGTCCGTACACTTTCCCTTTTTCCAAGAATAAATCAATATTATCAAGAATCTTATCATTAGAGTAAGAAATTGTTAAATTATGAATCTCAACAGCATTTACCATCATCAAACTCCTTCATTCACACTTTTTTTATCGGCACCCACAATTCAATGTAAAAATCAGAAGATTTAACATTGTTTCCATGGTATAATTCCAGTTCATAACTATCTGCATATTTATAACCTTCTTGAGGTAAGAATACACCAACCAAATAATTCCAAGCGCTATGAATATTTGCAGGAACCTCACCTTCTAAACCTAGGACTGCATATTTCATTGCTGGAATCTCAATAACAGTAAGGCCCATTTGAATCGCTTGCTTTTCAATAACATTGTCAGACAGATGATAAGCAATCATATATTGGATCTCAGTATTCTCCTCCGTTTGAAAATAAAGACCATACATTTCTATGCTTTCGGGTTTAATATATCCTATCTTTTCTTGTAATTTTTGACCTAAATTCTGCCAAACTTCTATTGACATCTCGTCAGGACTCAAACTCTGGCTTATTCCCACTAATTTAAAAGACTCTTTTTCTTTAATACTCGCATCGAACTCTCCTCCACTAATTGTTACTGAAAACCTTAACGGCTGAGCTATATGAAAGCTTTGTCCTGACTTTACGTCAGATGGAGATATCCCATGAAACTTTTTAAATGCATAGGAAAATGAATCAGGAGAACTATATCCATAAGTCATAGCCACTTCAGCAATGTTCCCCCGTCCTTCCTGTAGATCCTCAGCTGCTTTACTCAGCTTTCGAAACCGAATATATTCTCCTAAAGAAATGCCACTTATAATCGAAAAAATTCTGGCAAAAACATCATACGAATAGGAAGTTATTCGATAAATTTCTGATGATTCAATATTAGAATCTAAATGATTATCAATGTATTCTAAAGCTTTATTAAACGATGCAAAGTCATTCATAGTCTACCTCTTATAAAAGACAACCATCGCTCCTTCATCTTTATAAGGCTATTTTAGCACTAATTTTCGAACTTTTCCCGAGAATTCTCGTACGAATTTTATAGTACAATATCCATATTACAAATTATGCAAGAGCATTGAATTGTCATTGAATTCATGGTTATTTTACATCAAAAATATTACATTTCTTTTGATACTAATGTAACAATACTGTTTCATAATAGTACTTTTATCCTAGATCCATATATATAAATAAAAATTCTTCACCAACATTCTCACTCATCATTTCTTCTTATATCCATCTATTGGACTCAATAAAAAGCATCAAGCTAAAAATCAAAGCACTGCTTTGAGGCTGTAGATAGAGGCCGAAACAGACGGCTGCTTCATCAGCCGCAAATGGGTATATCTTTGATAAGAAACCGAATAAAAATCATACGTGAAATACTCCTTACATGATTAACTTTCTGAAACAATTTATCAAAAAAAGGAGAACAATCCCCTTCTTTGTCTTAACATTCTAGCTGTCAATTGGCAGCTCTACACAGACCCTGCCGGCTTTGCAATCATCAATAACGCTTAGATAGGAGAAAACGCAAGAGATAGTAAAGTCCCAAAACCAGGATAATGGTCACGGTCAGAAACTGATTGAGACTTAAGATGATTGGGAAAACCATAGACAAAACGCTCAAGCACGCTGCCAGCAGCAAAAGGATATTAAAAAGCAGAGTGCGAGTCTTTTCGTCAATCATGCGATTGCGCTCATCAGTCACCTGAATGTAGAGCTTCTCAAAATTTTCCTCCCGTCTTAGGGCCATATTATACCGAATGGTCAGTAAAGAAAGCCCCAGCAGTATGCCGACCATGACTCCTTCCTGCTGATCATCCAGAGAATGAAAATGGCTCCAGGCCAGTCCTACCAAGATGATAAAGATTAAGATACGCCCCACCATAACTTTCCTTTGAAGTTTTTTCCGAAATTCTTGTTTCGTTAATGTTTCCATGTCAGCCTCCTATTTTTCATACGCTTGAAAAATTTTTAACATCACCACAATCAGGAATATTCCCACAAAAGGCAGGATTTCCTTAGGGATAAAATTGGCTTGCAAATGGAGATAATATAAGCCAACCACCACCAAAATAGCCAATAGCCATTTACACAAATAAGTCCATTTCATGATTCATCCTCCTCAAAGAGAAAAACTTCTTCAATCCTTAAATTGAAAAAGGATGCAATTTTATGAGCCAAAAGGAGCGAGGCATTGTAGCGGCCTTTTTCCAAAGAAATAATCGTTTGTCTCGTGACCTCTAGCTTCTCAGCCAGCTCCTCCTGGCTGAGCTTTTTTCTTTTTCGCAATTCTTGAATTCGATTTTCCAAGGCTGCCTCCTTCCCGTAATGTAAAACTAACTTTACTTTTCAGATATAGTATAGCTCCCTTTACATCTTTTGTCAAGAAGAAAGCGGCAAAAAAGAGGCTGGGACAAAAGTCCTAGCCTCTCAATTGTCTTTGGATTGTCGAGCAAGACGCAGTGGTTGAGTGGGCTCTATTACGCTGATTTCATCAGCTTTTACAGCCCTACTCAACTGTGCGGAGGTGGGACGACGAAATCGAATTCTAACGAATTACCGATTTCTGTCCCACTCTCTTTTAGCATCTTGATTGATTTCCTTTGTTATTTGCCTTTTAAAGCTACAGTCAACTCGACACAGGCTCCTCCTTGGTCTGGATTGAGCAGGGTCAGACGACCACCGTGCAAGAGAGCTACCTGCTTAGAAAAGGCTAAGCCGATACCATGATGGGGATTAGCTGAATTGCGGCTTTGGTCACTCTGGTAAAAGAGCCGTTCCGCTCCCAGCAGCATCTCCTCTGAAAATGCAGGGCCGTTGTTCCAGATAGCAAAAACCAACTGGTCCTGCTGCACTGATACCCTTAGCTTGACTTCCTTTTGATCCTGGTCTGCATGTTCAAGCGCATTCAGTAAAATATTGAGCAAAGCCCGCTTGAGATAGTCCAAATGAATCGACAAAATCAGACTAAGATCACAATATTCTTGGAGATAAAAACGATAGCTATCCTGTTTACTGAACAGTGCCCAATCGTCCTGGAGATAAGCCAAAAAGTCCTCTAAGGAAAGCTGACTGAACTGATTAGAATCAATCTGAAAAGTCTTAGCGTAATCAATAAGAGAGCCACAATATTCTTCCATCTTGTGACTAGCCTGCAAAATCTCAGCAGCATAGTCTGCCTGTGGCTGGCCCAACTGCGCCAATTCCAAGAGCTCAGCATTCCCCTTAATCACAGTTAGGGGCGTTTTTAAATCGTGCGATGTCGCTGATAGCTGTAAAATCAACTCCTGATTATGCTGCTGCTCTTTTTCTAGAAGACGAGCATTTTCTTGGTGGCTGCTCCGTAAATCGCTATAGACTTCTAGCATTTCCTCAATCCGAAAAAGCTGGCCTTGATTTTCTTCTAAAAGCTTCTTGCTCTTTAGCATTTTTATTTCCCTGTCGATTTTTCGGAGCAATTTCAAAATATGATAAAAAGTAATCAGCAGCAAGCTTCCTGCCCAAAAGAATAAGGTGAAAAGGGCATAATCACTTCCTTGCGTAAATTCATAGCCTATAAGCACAAAAATCAAAACATGGAAAAAGACGATTTTTAAACTGGTTGTCCAGACTAGGCTTTTGAAATTTCGTGTTCTAATTGCCATCTATAGCCTACTCCTCTCACGGTTGCGATTGCTTGCAACCCTTCTTGTTTGCATTTTTGACGAATCTGATATACGTATTCTGAGATGGAGCGAAGCTGTGTTTCTGAACTTTCCGGGTAAAGCAAGGTATGAAGACGTTCAGCTGAAAAGGTCTGCTTGGGATTGCTAGCTAGTAAATGCAGTAACTTAAACTCTCGCTCTGAAAATTTCAAGACTTTACCAAAACAGGCAACTTCATAGCGCTCTGGATAAAATTGACAAGAAGCAATTTCAGAATATCGCTCCTCACGTCTTTCCTCCCGCCTAAGATGAGCCCTGACACGCGCCAGCAATTCTTTAGTTCCAAAAGGCTTGACAATATAGTCATCTGCTCCGCGAAAGAGCCCTTCCACCTTGTCTGCCTCCAACTCCTTAGCCGTCAGAAAGATGATTGGACACGAAAGATGTGGACGAATGTAGGAACACAGCTCAAAACCATTAACAGGCTCCATCATCACATCCAGCAGAATCAAGTCATATCCGACAAAATGCGTCAGCTCTATGTCTTCTATCCGATCAAGCGTCTTCACATCATAAGCATCGAGCTCTAGGACGTTTTTCACCAGCTTCAAAATGCTCCGGTCGTCATCAACCACCAAAATACGATACTGTCTCATGATTTCCATTATAGCATACCTCTAGCGAACATCTCGTTTCAAGGTTAAGAATATAGCAGAGCTCCAAACCAAAGCTAACCATAACAGCTGTATTCCTAGCCCTGATAGATCTATTGAATGCTGAAGTCCTTCATACTCAAAAAGATTTAGCGTAGCCAGATCGGGCAGGTACTTTGCTTCTTTGATGAAGGTTGCCAATAAACGGCTGAGGCCAATCAAGAGAGGAAAGAGCACCGACACCGGCACAACCAAGATTGAAATAACAAAGCGAGGCCGGCAGTTAAAAAAGCCAGAAAAAAATTGCTGAGAAGACCAAAAGAGCTGTAATAGAGAAATTTCCCCAGTAAGGACCAGCTAAAGTCTAGGCCAAAACGAGCCAGCATAACAAGGAAACAGCTGCCTATCATGATACTGTAGAGGACCAAGAGCAGCAAGACCAGAAAAAAGGATTTCCCAGCCAACCAAGCCGTTCTATTTGATACGGTTAGAAAATTCGTTCGCATCCCAGACTTGACAAACTCCTGGGCAAAATAGAGCGAAGTAAAGATGACGATGACAGGCTGCGCCAGATAGAGGGCATGCAAAGCCTCACTCAGAGCCTTTGTCTGACCAACTGCTGTCTGACTGTAGTCAAGATTCATCAGAAAAAATGGAACGACTACCAGAACCACCAAGGCGGCACCAAGAGCGAGATAGTGAGAACGGAACTTAATCCATTCACTTTTAAGCAGAGCTTTGATCATCAGTAGCGCCCTCCTAAATCCGTCTTCAAAAAGCGCAGAGAGGTCATACCGCCGATGACTAGTAACCATGCACCAAGTATCAAGAGCCCTTGCAAGGGATTGTTGACATATTGGGAAGTTGGCGTTGCAGCAAACAACTCTCCTGCTGGCTGTGGCAGATAAGCTCCCCAACTCGTGTGAGCTGCCAGGTAGTTTCCCAGATTATAGATTTGGGGTACGAGAAAAAGCAGAGGTACTAGCATGGTCCGAGCCAACAAACCTAACAAAAACGAAAGGATTCCCAATAAGGTCAGAGATAAGGTTTTCCACAAAATCAAACTCCAAGCTGCCTGATTGAGCAGAATCGGATCAAGTCCTTCCTTTCCTAAAGCGAGATGCATGACCATATAACTAAAGTAGATTGATAAAAAGCTAGTGGCAAGAGAAAAGCAAGTAAAGGTCATGAGTTTCCCCACAAGCAACTTCAGGCGGTTATTACAAGTCAAGAGACTGGTTCTCAAGCTATGAGACTGAAATTCCATAGCTCCCAAAATTCCAGCTAAAATGACCAAAACCATGACCGCCATAGAAGCCCCGTTGAGACCTAGATATTCCAGCGGATCAATGGCGTTTATCAGATTAGGAACCGTCTCAGGCGTAGCATCCAAGCCAATAGACAAATACTGTCGGCCCTCCAGCCAGGATACGACAGGCACCAATAGCAACATAAAGGCCAGACTCACTTTGAAAGCCTTGGTTAAGCGAATTTTCAACCATTCTGAATGCAATAAAGACATCGTTTCTTTCATCTTAAACCTCCTCTGTCAAATCAAAGAAGAGATCTTCTAGACTATTTGAATCTTGCAGCACCTCTTCCAATCGTCCCTGCTCAATAATTCGCCCATGATGAATCAAGACTACATCATCAGTCACCATTTGCACCTCTGACAGGATGTGGGAGGATAGAAGTACCGTTTTCCCTAAATCAGCCTGCTGACGGATGAACTTTCTAAACCACTTAATCCCACTTGGATCCAGTCCATTGGTCGGTTCATCTAATATAAGAAACTGAGGATCACCCAGCAAAGCTGCTGCTAAACCCAACCGCTGACCTTCCCCCAGAGACAGGCTTGACAAGAGGTCCTTCCTCTTATGAGCGATTCCAGTCATCTCCAAAACCTCATCGATCCGAGACTTGGGAATAGCATTACTCGCCGCAATAATTCTCAAGTGGTCATAGACCTTTCGATTTGGCAGACCTCCAATGCCGTCAAAGGCTGCACCTACCGTTCTGAGCGGATAAGTCATCGACTGGTAGGTCTGCCCATCAAAAGTCGCCGTTCCTGCTGTCGCCCGATCTAATCCCAAGAGAATCCTCAAGGTCGAACTTTTCCCTGCACCATTTGGGCCCAGAAAGGCTGTAATCCGCCCGCTTCTAGCTGTAAAAGAAATATCTTCTAAAATCTGCTTGCTGCCATGCTTTTTGCAGATTCCTTCTATTTTTACTATATGTTCCATATTGAACTCCTTTTGATTTTTCTTTAGTATATAGGGGCAAGTTCAGAGAAAGTTCAGACAAGAAAAGAAACTTGCCTTGCGACAAGTTTCTTTTCTATACTTTCAGTTTTCTCAATATGAATTTCTTTTCTTGACTTACTCACTTAGTTCACCTCTTTTACCATTATAGTAATTTTTTAATTCATCATAGGAGTGAATCTCATGTTCTTGACCATCTACAGAATAGTCAGCTTTGATTTTAACTCCAGACAAAGTCTCCTGCCCCTTAGGCGCAAACCAATGAAGAAGTGTGTCGAAGACCTCGGCATTCCCCATTTGATCATAGCGCATGGATAACTTTTCATCTCCATTAATTATTCCCTTTTCTATATTAGGAAACATACTGAACAAGTTGATGTTAGAATCAGGTTTCCCATTACTAGCGCTAGTAATACTTCTATAATCAGTTGCATAGTAGTAACCTATGTCAGAAATACGATCACTTAAATTTGTCATGGAAAGTGAAATAATATCTAATTCTTTTGTGCTAGGAATTTTATCTGAATCAGTTGGACTATAATAGTCTCCCTTTCCTAGATTATAGTAAAGCTTTTCCACTTCAGAGATGGGTTTCCCAGCTTCTAGTACCTCAATATAAATAGTGTCCTTATAGGCTGGTCCTCCAAATGTAGGAAGGCCAATACGTATAACTTCATTTTTTTTATTCTCTTTACGAACTTTTTCTAACACATTGACTGTAGAGCCTTTTTGAGTATCTAAATCATAGTACGAAAAACTAATAAATTCTGTATTTGTGCTCTTAGAATCTTTCAATCTTATTTCCTTGTAGCTTCTGCCAAAAAGATACCGCCCTCCAACTAACACTGTATCAGCACCAGAAAGAATATATTTCTTTTCATCCCCTAACACTTTGATTTTATTTATATCCAATTCATTTACTGATTTAATAATTTTGGGTTCAGATTCTTTTTCTGAAGAGCGCTGATGATAAAAATAAACGACTCCAAGAACTATGAAAGAAATTGTTACAATCATCCCAATCCAATATCTATATCTCATCGTCTCACCCCTTTATATCAAAACGTTGTATTAGAGCCTACTAAATTTGAAAAATACTTAGAATCCGTCGTTTGCCAATCTGCATAAGAGAAACTTTCTATCTTAGATAAACTCAGCAGTCCGTCATATACACCCTGAAAACTAATTTCTTTCTTACTTTTATCACTAACAATATGATTACAATTAACTTGAAATAATTCCTTTACATTAAAAAGTCTTACAACAAGTTCTTATCTCATTTTTCGACTGCATCCCAGAGCTGGCGGATACTTTTTTTCTGCACGGGATCGACAAAGTGTGGGGCGATTTCCACCAGAGATTGCAAGACAAAAGCCCGCTCAGCCACATAAGGATGAGGAACTATCAAATTTGGACTGTATATCTCCTCTTGCCCTATGTAAAGGATATCCAGATCAATCACACGCGGTCCCCATTTGATCTCCCGCACACGCCCTAAATCAGCTTCGATGGCCAAGAGCGTCTGCATTAACTCCTCAGGATTGAGCCAAGTCTCAACTTCAACAACTTGATTGAGAAACGGATCCTGCTCAACGCCACCCCAAGGCTCTGTCTCGATACGGCTTGATGCCTGCAAAATTCTTATATTTTGCTCTGCCATTTTTTCCAAAGCAACATCCAGATTGGCAGCTAGGCTGCCTTGATTGCTACCCAGAGCAATAAAGGCCTTCCGCTTTTGACGCACTAGCTTGACTGAGCAGGTCTCTAAAGGCAGAGGCACTGGTGCCCAAGGCTTCTTGACTTCCAAGCTGACCTTCTGTACCAAAGGGTGAGTCAGAAAAATCCGATCAATCAGCTTGTAAGCCAGCGTCTCAATCAAGTCTTCCTTGCTTTCCTGACACCAGCGGGTCAAATCTTGAGCCAATTCTCCATAGTGGATAGAAGCCGTCAGGTCGCCTGTTTTGGCAGCCCGAGTCATATCATAGTCCAAAATCAGATCCAGCACAAAACGCTGGCCTAATTCCTTCTCTGCTCCAAACAGACCGTGATAAGCATATACTTCCAAATCCTTTATGCGCAGCTGATCCATTCCCTTATCCTTTCTGATTCAAGTTTCTGCATTTCATCCTTGATAAAACTATCTAACCTTTCCGGACACGCTCCACCTCTGATAAGATCAATGTCCCATCAGCTTGTAAGCTTCATTTTTTAGGTCCTTGTCCGTCGCTAAAACACCGCGAGCTGCTGTTGTAACCGTTGCAGTGCCAGGCTTTCTGACTCCGCGCATATTCATACACATATGCTCAGCTTCCACCCAGACCAAGGCTCCCTGAGCACCAAGATAGTCCATCAAGGCTTCAGCAATCTCTACGGTCAATCGCTCTTGAATCTGCGGTTTCTTGGCATAGACCTCTACCGTTCGGGCCAGCTTGGACAAGCCTGCTACCCGACCATTAGGAACATAGGCGATATGAACCTTCCCATAAAATGGCAGGAAGTGGTGCTCACACATGGAATGAAAGAAAATATCCTTCTCCACCACCATATTATTGTCAATGATTTCAAAAGACTTGGCCAGATGCTCCTCAGCAGTCTCACCCAGCCCAGCAAAGATTTCCTGGTACATTTTAGCAATGCGCTGTGGCGTCTCCTGCAAGCCTTCTCGGCTTCCGTCTTCTCCAACCGCCTCAATAATCTGGGCTACAGCTGCTTCAATTTTCTTCGTGTCCATATATGCTCCTATGTTCATTTTTGTTTTTTGATAATTGACTTGACTGAGAAGGACGCTCAGCAAAGTCTAACTTGCTATTTTCAAGGATTACTTTTCTGACTTGAGCCAGAAAATATAGAGAGCCCGTAATCAGCAAAAGCTCATCTGACTCATGCTCTACTGCTAAATAATCTGCTAAATAATCCGACCATTCTTTGTAAGACAGACCTTGCTGCTCAGCCAAGGCTTGCATGCTCTCTTTAGAAAAACTCCGCGGATCAGCAAAGGCTGTCAAGTTTATATCTGCTTTGGGAATCTTTTGTAGCAGCCCCACCATATCATCCAAGGCTTTGGTTTGGATACAAGCAAATAAAATGTGCTTCTTATACGTCTGATAATGCTGATCCAGTGTCGCAGCTAGCGACCGCAGGGCATGGGGATTATGGGCTCCATCCAGAAGGATGAGCGGCTGATCCGATATTCTTTCCAAACGCCCTGGCCATACAGCAGCAAGCAAGGCCCTCTCAACCTCTTCTTTTGTCAACAAGGGCAGCGACTGCAACTGGCAGTATAGGTCACACAAGTGCAGAGCCAATCCAGCATTGTCCGCCTGATGCAGGCCCATCAGAGCTGTTTGATACGAATCTTTGGCCCGATAGGCATTCGAAAAGGAAAAGCACTCCCCCTTCTCTGACTCTTGATGTTCCACTTGATAAGCTTGAGACCAAGCAAAGAGCGGAGCATCTTTTTCAGCAGCCTTTTGCTCGACTACTGCCAGAGCCTCCAGCTCCAACCTACCTGTCACAAGGGGAACTCCAGGCTTGATAATGCCTGCTTTTTGCTGGGCAATAGCCTCTAGACTGTCACCCAGCAAGGCCACATGATCCAGACCGACTGTCGTGATAGCAGTCAGCAAGGGCTGACAGACATTGGTACTGTCCAAAAGCCCACCCATGCCGACCTCGATAATAGCCACATCCACCTGCTGCTGGACAAAATAATCATAAGCCAGAGCAGTTACAATCTCAAACTCAGTCACCCCCTGCAAGCAAGAGTCTGTCGCATGCTGGGCTAAGAGTTCTTGATAAAGACGCAGCAAGGACTGAAGGTCTTGGTCGGAGATCGCATTGCCATTAATGGCAATCTGCTCATTGTAGTTGACTAGGTAGGGAGAGGTAAAGGTGCCAACACGCAGGTCTCGCACTCCCAAAAGTTGGCGCAAATGGGCAATGGTTGAGCCCTTGCCATTCGTCCCTGCAATATGAATGGCTGGTAGCTGCAAATGCGGATTCCCCCGCAGCTCCAGCAAACGCTCCATCCGCTCCAAACCAAAATTGGGACTGGCTGTCCGATAGGCTTCCAGCCAGCTTAAATCAGGTAACTCTTGTTTTTTCATCTTACTTATACTGACCTAGATTGAGATCTTCTGTCTGCTGCGCTAGACGAATCGCATCGCCAACGGCAGCAGCCATCCGGTGCTTAGCAACTTCGTGTACTCTGACAACTTCAACACCTCTGCTGGCCGCAAGGCTAGTCAGATGGGCTGAAGCTATATCACGGTTTTCAAAGCCTTCCTGAGTCTCAGGATTGACCTCAAAGCCGTTTTCTTCTAAGATACTAACGAGAAACCGCTTACGAGAAACCCCAAGAAAAATAGGGAAACCAGCCTGATGGAGACTACCCAGCTCCTGCAAAATGAGAAGATTCTCCCGCTTGGTTAAACCGAAACCAATCCCTGGATCCAGCATGATATTATCACGCGAAAGACCAGCATTTTCGGCCACCTTCAAAGATTTCTCAAAACACTTCCACATTAGTTCTGCAATCGGCAGCTCTGTAAAAAGAGATAACTCTTCCTTTGTGAAGGCTGAACCAAAGCCAAATTCTGGGAAAATCCTTGAGCTGGCATGTTGAGGACGAGCCATCACCGGATTAAACATGACAATGACTGGCGCGCCATATTCCGCAGCTATCTCTGCCATCTTTTCATCGCCCAAGAGACCAGTAATATCGTTGATGATATCTGCACCCGCAGCCAATGCCGCTGCAGCCACTTCCGACTTCCAAGTGTCCACAGAAATTACAATATCACTTTCCCTACGAATAGCTTCAATGACTGGCACCACCCGCTCTATCTCTTCTTGAATAGCCACAAAATGACTGCCTGGCCGAGTAGACTCACCACCAATATCCAGCATGTGAGCTCCCTCAGCAATCAGCTTTCTAGCCTGAGCCAATGCCGTCTCAACCGTATTGTAGCGCCCACCATCTGAAAAGGAATCCGGCGTCGCATTGATAATGCCACAGAGGCCCGTTCGGCCATCTGGAGCAATTGCTTTTAGATTCACCATTTGACTTTCATCTCATTTCTATCGACTGCCCTGCTCTTCAACAAAAAAGGCACACTCATCTAGTGTACCGCAAAGCTCTCAGCAGATGCAGCATCCAGTCCTATGAACTGCACTCGACTTCACAAGAAGACCTTATCTAGTCCCTTGTTTCATTTACCATTTTACCATAATTCTTCTATTTGACAAAACACTTTCTAAAAGCAAAAGGGCAAAAGGCTGAGAATAATCATATTTCGGAGAACATGGGCCAGCATAGACAGCTCCAAACGCTGAAAATAAGGCCTGAGGAGATGGGCAAAGACTAGTCCCAAAACTAGATAGGAGAGAAAACACAGAGTTTCCTGAGGATTTTTCGCAAGAGAAAAGCAGAGCAAACCTAGTGCAATCCCCCAGCTCTTCCGATAGCGAAGAGGGAAGTCCCTACCAACAAATTTCGGTGCCGCAGGAGATAAAACGGCGATGTCAATCCCCAGAAGCAAAAGAGAAGATGATAGAAAACTCTCCGTCAGCATCTGCTCCACCGCCTGTCCTGACTGTACCTCCTTGCCACACAGCAGAAGAACCCCCACAGCATTGACCAAAATCATCAAAAAATACAAGAAAAGCAGGTGTCGATAGTTGCTTGACTGACGCAGAGAACCTTTGATTTCCTGCAATTCCCTGGAAAAATAAAAGGCGCAACAAAAAAGCAACCCCAGCAAGCCCACCATAAAAAGCAGATTAGCATGACTAAAGACCAAGCGATGAGGTATTGGATGGATCATGAGCAGCAGTCCCGTCTGAGTCAACATAGCCATTAGTAACAATTGAATGATTTTTTCTAATTTCAGCATATTCTCTCCATTCTTCTCTTATCATTATAGAAGAAGTAAGAGCAAGCTGGGAGAAATCCCCTCAAATGTCCTAATTTGTGCCTCAAATGACAAAAAAAGCAGATATTCTCTGCTTTCCTACTTGTTCACCAAACCTGTCAGTATCATGATGAGTACTGCAACTCCATTTCTCAGCATGTGTGCCAAAATAGACATTTCCAAACGCTTAAATATATAAGCAACTGCGGCTAAAACAGCACCCATACCTGCATATATAACAAAACTGCCGATGTTGGTCGGACTATGAAAAAGACCAAAAAGAATGACTCCTACAACCAATCCCAAAACATAATGCTTGG
Protein-coding sequences here:
- the folP gene encoding dihydropteroate synthase encodes the protein MVNLKAIAPDGRTGLCGIINATPDSFSDGGRYNTVETALAQARKLIAEGAHMLDIGGESTRPGSHFVAIQEEIERVVPVIEAIRRESDIVISVDTWKSEVAAAALAAGADIINDITGLLGDEKMAEIAAEYGAPVIVMFNPVMARPQHASSRIFPEFGFGSAFTKEELSLFTELPIAELMWKCFEKSLKVAENAGLSRDNIMLDPGIGFGLTKRENLLILQELGSLHQAGFPIFLGVSRKRFLVSILEENGFEVNPETQEGFENRDIASAHLTSLAASRGVEVVRVHEVAKHRMAAAVGDAIRLAQQTEDLNLGQYK
- a CDS encoding bifunctional folylpolyglutamate synthase/dihydrofolate synthase, coding for MKKQELPDLSWLEAYRTASPNFGLERMERLLELRGNPHLQLPAIHIAGTNGKGSTIAHLRQLLGVRDLRVGTFTSPYLVNYNEQIAINGNAISDQDLQSLLRLYQELLAQHATDSCLQGVTEFEIVTALAYDYFVQQQVDVAIIEVGMGGLLDSTNVCQPLLTAITTVGLDHVALLGDSLEAIAQQKAGIIKPGVPLVTGRLELEALAVVEQKAAEKDAPLFAWSQAYQVEHQESEKGECFSFSNAYRAKDSYQTALMGLHQADNAGLALHLCDLYCQLQSLPLLTKEEVERALLAAVWPGRLERISDQPLILLDGAHNPHALRSLAATLDQHYQTYKKHILFACIQTKALDDMVGLLQKIPKADINLTAFADPRSFSKESMQALAEQQGLSYKEWSDYLADYLAVEHESDELLLITGSLYFLAQVRKVILENSKLDFAERPSQSSQLSKNKNEHRSIYGHEEN
- a CDS encoding CAAX protease family protein, which produces MLKLEKIIQLLLMAMLTQTGLLLMIHPIPHRLVFSHANLLFMVGLLGLLFCCAFYFSRELQEIKGSLRQSSNYRHLLFLYFLMILVNAVGVLLLCGKEVQSGQAVEQMLTESFLSSSLLLLGIDIAVLSPAAPKFVGRDFPLRYRKSWGIALGLLCFSLAKNPQETLCFLSYLVLGLVFAHLLRPYFQRLELSMLAHVLRNMIILSLLPFCF